In the genome of Pseudarthrobacter sp. IC2-21, one region contains:
- a CDS encoding CoA ester lyase → MTFVMGPALLFCPADRPERYQKAASRADAVILDLEDAVAPADKQRARGAILAQLGTVGEGPELDPSRTIVRINPAGTEEFGKDLHCLAHTPYRTVMLAKTESAEQLEALQDYHVIALCETAAGVLNAPAIAAAPNVVALMWGAEDLLASLGGTSSRKDDGAYRAVALHARSAVLLAARAFGKEAVDAVYVNIPDLDGLKAEASDAVASGFSSKACIHPTQANVVRGAYAPDDADVAAARELLRAAAAAGSGVFQFNGRMIDGPILKHAESTLRRAGANV, encoded by the coding sequence ATGACATTTGTGATGGGACCCGCCCTCCTCTTTTGCCCGGCCGACCGTCCGGAGCGGTACCAAAAGGCTGCCAGTCGCGCGGACGCCGTCATCCTGGACCTGGAAGATGCCGTGGCCCCCGCTGACAAGCAGCGTGCCCGCGGAGCCATCCTTGCCCAGCTCGGTACGGTTGGCGAAGGACCCGAACTGGATCCGAGCCGGACCATCGTGCGAATCAACCCCGCAGGGACCGAGGAATTCGGCAAGGACCTGCACTGCCTGGCGCACACACCGTACCGAACGGTCATGCTGGCCAAGACCGAGAGCGCGGAGCAACTGGAAGCCCTGCAGGACTACCACGTCATCGCCCTGTGCGAGACCGCCGCGGGAGTCCTGAACGCGCCCGCCATTGCGGCGGCACCCAACGTCGTGGCCCTGATGTGGGGTGCCGAGGACCTCCTCGCATCCCTGGGCGGGACGTCGAGCAGAAAGGACGACGGCGCCTACCGGGCCGTGGCGCTGCACGCCCGGTCCGCCGTCCTCCTCGCCGCCCGGGCTTTCGGAAAGGAAGCGGTGGACGCCGTCTACGTCAACATCCCCGACCTTGACGGACTCAAAGCGGAGGCCAGCGACGCCGTGGCCTCAGGTTTCAGCTCCAAGGCCTGCATCCACCCCACCCAGGCCAACGTGGTCCGCGGGGCCTACGCGCCCGATGACGCGGACGTTGCGGCTGCCCGGGAACTGCTCCGGGCCGCCGCCGCGGCAGGGTCCGGGGTCTTCCAGTTCAACGGACGCATGATCGACGGCCCCATCCTCAAACACGCCGAATCCACGCTCCGCAGGGCCGGCGCGAACGTCTAG
- a CDS encoding lipase maturation factor family protein, which produces MDWVSWFDAPDYEFARLVLQRGIAALYFVAFLSTLNQFPALLGEHGLLPVPRFLEGFSRLRRPTLFRWRYSDRLLRWVCAAGLAVSALLVAGVPQLGPPWVPLIAFLSLWLLYMSVVNVGQTFYGFGWEMLLLEAGFTVAFLGSDQTEPPRTILLLLVWLVFRLEFGAGMIKIRGGREWRDLTALYYHHETQPMPGPLSRQAHLLPRPFHRLEVLGNHFAQLVVPFFLFAPQPLASAAAGIVIFTQLWLVASGNFAWLNWMAIVLAFAAVSDPVAHAVLPFLPLDWDREAGSRGNPTYWLAMCLAVTLLLVVLSYWPLRNLVSQRQLMNAAFNRWQLVNTYGAFGTVTKHRIEIVVEGTLDAEPDDAADWREYGFKGKPGDVRRLPRQWAPYHLRLDWLMWFLPLRTVHEEWFYAFLGKLLEADRCTLLLLREDPFDGEPPRWVRVNSFLYRFATRAEFRETGERWVRTLLYEAIPPLSLRGSHGRR; this is translated from the coding sequence GTGGACTGGGTTTCCTGGTTCGATGCGCCGGACTATGAATTCGCTCGGCTGGTGCTGCAGCGGGGCATTGCAGCGCTGTATTTTGTGGCGTTCCTGTCCACCCTGAACCAGTTCCCGGCGCTGCTGGGCGAACACGGGCTGCTTCCGGTTCCGCGGTTCCTGGAAGGCTTCAGCCGGTTGCGCCGGCCCACCCTCTTCCGCTGGCGCTACTCGGACCGGCTGCTGCGCTGGGTTTGCGCGGCAGGACTTGCCGTCTCGGCGCTGCTGGTGGCCGGTGTCCCCCAGCTGGGCCCGCCGTGGGTCCCGCTGATCGCGTTCCTAAGCCTGTGGCTCCTCTACATGTCGGTGGTCAACGTAGGCCAGACATTTTATGGTTTCGGCTGGGAAATGCTGCTCCTGGAAGCCGGCTTCACGGTCGCGTTCCTTGGCTCGGACCAGACAGAGCCGCCCCGGACCATCCTGCTTCTGCTGGTGTGGCTGGTGTTCCGCCTGGAGTTCGGTGCCGGAATGATCAAGATCCGCGGCGGCCGGGAATGGCGCGACCTGACGGCGCTGTACTATCACCACGAGACCCAGCCGATGCCCGGTCCGCTGAGCCGGCAGGCGCACCTGCTGCCCAGGCCCTTCCATCGGTTGGAGGTGCTGGGGAACCACTTTGCACAACTGGTGGTGCCGTTTTTCCTCTTCGCCCCGCAGCCCCTGGCGTCCGCCGCCGCCGGCATCGTCATCTTTACGCAGCTGTGGCTGGTGGCCAGCGGCAATTTTGCGTGGCTAAACTGGATGGCCATTGTGCTGGCCTTCGCGGCCGTCAGCGATCCGGTGGCCCATGCCGTGCTCCCGTTCCTGCCGCTGGACTGGGACCGGGAGGCCGGATCGCGCGGAAATCCAACGTACTGGCTGGCGATGTGCCTGGCCGTGACGTTGCTGTTGGTGGTCCTCAGTTACTGGCCCCTGCGGAACCTGGTGTCCCAACGTCAGCTGATGAATGCCGCCTTCAACCGCTGGCAGCTGGTGAACACGTACGGTGCGTTCGGCACCGTGACGAAGCACCGCATCGAGATCGTGGTGGAAGGCACCCTGGATGCGGAGCCGGACGACGCCGCGGACTGGCGCGAGTACGGGTTCAAAGGCAAGCCCGGCGACGTCCGCCGGCTCCCGCGGCAGTGGGCGCCGTATCACCTCCGCCTGGACTGGCTGATGTGGTTCCTGCCACTGCGCACCGTTCATGAAGAGTGGTTCTATGCCTTCCTCGGCAAACTCCTCGAAGCGGACCGCTGCACCCTGCTGCTGCTTCGTGAGGACCCGTTCGACGGCGAACCGCCACGGTGGGTGCGCGTCAACAGTTTCCTGTACCGCTTCGCAACCCGCGCCGAGTTCCGGGAGACCGGTGAACGCTGGGTGCGGACGCTGTTGTACGAGGCCATTCCACCGTTATCGCTGCGTGGTTCCCACGGGCGGCGGTGA
- the dxr gene encoding 1-deoxy-D-xylulose-5-phosphate reductoisomerase has product MQPRRIVLLGSTGSIGTQAIDVVDGAPHLFEVVALSAGGGNLELLARQAVHTGAAAVGIASGDARQLQDLIAAAARMAGRQDYRPEIIAGPDASARIAAVEADVVLNGITGSIGLAPTLAALKSGATLALANKESLIVGGALVKAAAREGQIVPVDSEHSAIAQCLRSGTAAEVEKLILTASGGPFRGRTREQLHEVTPQEALAHPTWDMGLMVTTNSATLVNKGLELIEAHLLFDVPLDRIEVVVHPQSVVHSMVQFIDGSVIAQASPPDMRLPIALGLGWPDRVAKAAAACDWTRATSWTFEPLDTAAFPAVDLAKDAAKQGSTYPAVFNAANEEAVLAFHAGRIRFTDIVDTIDAVLSEHPGSSELTLDSVLDAENWARTRAHERLAVSSL; this is encoded by the coding sequence ATGCAGCCTCGCAGAATCGTCCTCCTCGGATCCACCGGTTCCATCGGCACCCAGGCGATTGACGTCGTCGACGGCGCCCCGCACCTTTTCGAGGTCGTGGCGCTCAGCGCGGGCGGCGGGAACCTGGAGCTCCTGGCCCGCCAGGCGGTGCACACGGGGGCCGCCGCCGTCGGCATCGCCTCCGGAGACGCCCGGCAGCTGCAGGACCTGATCGCGGCCGCTGCCCGCATGGCGGGCCGCCAGGACTACCGGCCCGAAATCATCGCAGGCCCGGATGCCTCGGCGCGCATCGCGGCGGTGGAGGCTGACGTGGTGCTGAACGGCATCACCGGCTCCATCGGACTCGCCCCCACCCTCGCTGCGCTGAAATCCGGTGCAACGCTGGCGCTGGCCAACAAGGAGTCGTTGATCGTGGGCGGCGCACTGGTCAAGGCCGCGGCCCGCGAAGGCCAGATCGTCCCGGTGGACTCCGAACATTCAGCCATCGCCCAGTGCCTGCGCTCGGGCACAGCGGCCGAGGTGGAGAAGCTCATCCTCACGGCGTCCGGCGGCCCGTTCCGCGGACGCACACGGGAGCAGCTGCATGAGGTGACCCCGCAGGAGGCGCTGGCCCACCCCACCTGGGACATGGGCCTGATGGTCACCACAAATTCGGCCACCCTGGTCAATAAGGGCCTGGAACTCATTGAAGCCCACCTGCTGTTCGACGTGCCGCTGGACCGGATCGAGGTGGTAGTCCATCCGCAGTCCGTGGTCCACTCCATGGTCCAGTTCATTGACGGGTCCGTCATCGCCCAGGCCTCACCGCCGGACATGCGCCTGCCCATCGCCCTGGGACTCGGCTGGCCGGACCGGGTAGCGAAAGCGGCCGCCGCGTGTGACTGGACCCGGGCCACCAGCTGGACCTTTGAGCCCCTGGACACGGCCGCCTTTCCCGCTGTGGACCTGGCCAAGGACGCAGCCAAACAGGGGAGCACCTACCCGGCCGTCTTCAACGCGGCCAACGAAGAAGCCGTCCTGGCCTTTCACGCCGGGCGGATCCGCTTCACCGATATCGTGGACACCATCGACGCTGTCCTCAGCGAACACCCAGGATCCTCGGAGCTGACCCTTGACTCAGTGCTGGATGCTGAGAACTGGGCACGAACACGCGCCCACGAACGTTTGGCAGTAAGCAGTCTCTAG
- a CDS encoding site-2 protease family protein, with translation MSPILLFILGVVFVAIGIAVSIALHEVGHLVPAKLFKVRVTKYMIGFGPTLWSKRKGETEYGVKAIPLGGYVSMIGMYPPNKEDGTVRPSSTGMFQTLATEARSMAHEEVGPEDGNRVFYRLPVWKKIIVMLGGPAMNLLIGVVLTAVLLMGFGMATATTTISDVSKCQVAAGQTVDPNSADCQLTPAAAAGLLPNDVVTSFDGKAVTSWDQLTEWIRASAGREVSITVERNGAPVTTTVTPVLSARPVVGVDGRQAKDDTGKLLYQDVGFLGIGAQTALVPQPASSVLPMAGENIRQVAGVILNLPARVVGVAKAAFSEEPRDPNGPISVVGVGRVAGEVAAMEEVPLQSRIATLVGLLAGLNFALAVFNLVPLLPLDGGHVAGALYEGARRRVAKLFGKPDPGAFDIAKLLPVTYVVAALLMGMSVLLIYADIVKPVNLFG, from the coding sequence ATGAGCCCCATCCTCCTCTTTATTCTCGGCGTCGTCTTTGTGGCGATTGGCATTGCCGTGTCCATCGCGCTGCACGAAGTGGGGCACCTGGTGCCCGCCAAGCTGTTCAAAGTACGCGTCACCAAATACATGATCGGCTTCGGCCCCACGCTGTGGTCCAAACGGAAAGGCGAAACCGAATACGGGGTCAAGGCCATCCCGCTGGGCGGCTACGTCTCCATGATCGGCATGTACCCGCCCAACAAAGAGGACGGGACGGTGCGGCCCTCCAGCACCGGCATGTTCCAGACCCTCGCCACCGAAGCCCGCTCCATGGCCCATGAAGAAGTCGGCCCGGAGGACGGGAACCGCGTGTTTTACCGCCTGCCCGTCTGGAAAAAAATCATCGTGATGCTCGGCGGTCCGGCCATGAACCTGCTGATCGGCGTGGTGCTGACGGCGGTGCTGCTCATGGGCTTCGGCATGGCCACGGCCACCACCACCATCTCTGACGTATCCAAGTGCCAGGTTGCGGCCGGCCAGACCGTGGATCCCAATTCCGCGGACTGCCAGCTGACTCCCGCCGCCGCAGCCGGGCTCCTGCCCAATGACGTGGTCACCTCCTTCGACGGGAAAGCGGTCACCAGCTGGGACCAGCTGACCGAATGGATCCGGGCATCCGCCGGCCGGGAAGTCAGCATCACCGTGGAGCGCAACGGCGCCCCGGTCACCACCACTGTCACCCCGGTGCTGTCCGCCCGTCCCGTCGTCGGCGTTGACGGCCGGCAGGCCAAGGACGACACCGGCAAGCTGCTGTACCAGGACGTCGGCTTCCTCGGCATCGGTGCGCAAACCGCGTTGGTTCCCCAGCCGGCGTCGTCCGTCCTGCCCATGGCGGGGGAGAACATCCGGCAGGTTGCCGGGGTCATCCTCAACCTGCCCGCCCGGGTGGTGGGCGTAGCCAAGGCCGCTTTCAGTGAGGAACCGCGCGATCCCAACGGTCCCATCAGCGTTGTGGGCGTGGGCCGCGTGGCCGGTGAAGTGGCAGCCATGGAAGAGGTTCCCCTCCAGTCCCGGATTGCCACCCTGGTAGGGCTGCTGGCCGGTCTGAATTTCGCGCTCGCGGTCTTCAACCTGGTCCCGCTGCTGCCGCTTGACGGCGGCCACGTTGCGGGCGCGCTGTATGAAGGGGCCCGCCGCCGGGTGGCCAAACTGTTCGGCAAACCGGACCCGGGAGCTTTCGACATCGCCAAGCTGCTCCCCGTCACGTATGTGGTGGCCGCCCTGCTGATGGGCATGAGCGTGCTGCTGATCTACGCAGACATTGTGAAGCCGGTCAATCTCTTCGGTTGA
- a CDS encoding MarR family transcriptional regulator, translating into MYVLTIDQRSSSTDVDRVPDLIAALRSLTPVPFERSVGDELQGVVEAAADVVDIALHALRDGHWYVGIGIGEVRLAPGASPREGSGSAFVAARHAVDNAKGAAAQVPLSVVPGSIGRGRPLPADAGEGIMSSANAEAVLRLIGRVVQQRTPAQWRVVDRLRALGGGDIRHGSQKQVARELGISEQSVSRALLRSGWQEEWAARPAAAMLLEYAHNYVLALSRPAKGER; encoded by the coding sequence ATGTACGTACTGACCATCGACCAGCGCAGCAGCAGCACGGACGTGGACCGGGTCCCTGACCTGATCGCCGCCCTGCGCAGCCTCACGCCGGTTCCGTTTGAAAGGTCGGTGGGCGACGAACTCCAAGGTGTCGTCGAAGCGGCTGCCGATGTTGTGGACATCGCCCTCCATGCTCTCCGCGACGGGCACTGGTACGTCGGAATCGGGATCGGCGAGGTCCGGCTCGCTCCCGGGGCAAGTCCGAGGGAGGGAAGCGGAAGCGCCTTTGTCGCAGCCCGACACGCGGTGGACAACGCCAAGGGCGCAGCGGCCCAGGTCCCGTTGTCAGTGGTGCCCGGCAGTATTGGACGTGGCCGGCCCCTCCCGGCCGATGCCGGGGAAGGAATTATGAGCAGCGCAAACGCCGAAGCGGTGCTCCGCCTGATAGGACGCGTCGTGCAGCAGCGAACGCCGGCGCAGTGGCGGGTGGTGGATCGGCTGCGGGCCCTCGGCGGCGGCGATATCCGTCATGGCAGCCAGAAGCAGGTGGCCCGGGAGCTGGGGATTTCCGAGCAATCCGTGAGCCGTGCCCTGCTCAGGTCCGGCTGGCAGGAAGAATGGGCTGCGCGGCCGGCGGCAGCCATGCTCCTCGAATACGCCCACAACTACGTACTGGCGCTTTCCCGCCCCGCCAAAGGAGAACGGTGA
- a CDS encoding YciI family protein — MTVFAVEYVYAADSTAARDEHRPAHRAWLAGLADDGQLLTSGPYGDGAGALLIFKVEDETRLNDLLKRDPFAEAGTIAGIRTTEWTPVIGILAQHAS; from the coding sequence ATGACTGTTTTTGCCGTTGAGTATGTGTACGCCGCCGATTCCACCGCGGCCCGTGATGAACACCGTCCTGCGCACCGCGCCTGGCTGGCAGGCCTGGCGGACGACGGCCAGTTGCTGACCAGCGGACCCTACGGTGACGGGGCGGGCGCCCTGCTGATCTTCAAGGTCGAGGACGAAACCAGGCTCAACGACCTGCTGAAGCGGGACCCTTTCGCCGAAGCCGGGACCATCGCCGGTATCCGCACTACCGAATGGACGCCGGTCATCGGCATCCTCGCCCAGCACGCGTCCTGA
- the ispG gene encoding flavodoxin-dependent (E)-4-hydroxy-3-methylbut-2-enyl-diphosphate synthase: protein MTSVSLGMPSAPPPVLAPRRKTRQIKVGSVGVGSDSPISVQSMTTTPTTDINATLQQIAELTASGCDIVRVACPSADDAEALPIIARKSQIPVIADIHFQPKYVFAAIEAGCAAVRVNPGNIRKFDDQVKEIARAAKDHGTSIRIGINAGSLEPGILKKYGKATPEALVESAVWEASLFEEHGFHDFKISVKHNDPVVMVAAYEMLAEKGDWPLHLGVTEAGPAFQGTIKSATAFGALLSRGIGDTIRVSLSAPPVEEIKVGNQILQSLNLRPRKLEIVSCPSCGRAQVDVYTLAEQVTAGLEGMEIPLRVAVMGCVVNGPGEAREADLGVASGNGKGQIFVKGEVIKTVPESQIVETLIEEAMRIAEEMGEADGEDAVKGSPVVSVS, encoded by the coding sequence GTGACCTCGGTCAGCCTGGGAATGCCGTCAGCACCGCCGCCCGTCCTCGCCCCCCGCCGTAAGACGCGCCAGATCAAAGTGGGCTCGGTCGGCGTCGGCTCGGACTCGCCCATCAGCGTGCAGTCCATGACCACCACCCCCACCACCGACATCAACGCCACGCTGCAGCAGATAGCGGAACTCACCGCCTCGGGCTGCGACATTGTGCGCGTCGCCTGCCCGTCGGCCGATGATGCGGAGGCCTTGCCCATCATTGCGCGCAAGTCCCAGATCCCCGTCATCGCGGACATCCATTTCCAGCCCAAGTACGTGTTCGCCGCGATCGAGGCCGGCTGCGCGGCGGTGCGCGTGAACCCGGGCAACATCCGCAAATTCGATGACCAGGTCAAGGAAATCGCCCGCGCGGCCAAGGACCACGGCACGTCCATCCGCATCGGGATCAACGCCGGTTCGCTGGAGCCGGGCATCCTCAAGAAATACGGCAAGGCTACGCCCGAGGCGCTCGTTGAGTCGGCAGTCTGGGAAGCGTCGCTGTTCGAAGAGCACGGCTTCCACGACTTCAAGATCTCCGTCAAGCACAACGACCCCGTGGTGATGGTTGCTGCGTACGAAATGCTCGCGGAGAAGGGCGACTGGCCGCTGCACCTGGGCGTCACGGAGGCCGGCCCGGCCTTCCAGGGCACCATCAAATCCGCCACCGCCTTCGGTGCCCTGCTGTCCCGTGGCATCGGCGACACCATCCGGGTTTCGCTCTCCGCCCCGCCGGTGGAGGAGATCAAGGTGGGCAACCAGATCCTCCAGTCCCTGAACCTGCGTCCGCGGAAGCTCGAGATTGTCTCCTGCCCGTCCTGCGGCCGCGCCCAGGTGGACGTCTACACCCTGGCCGAGCAGGTCACCGCCGGCCTGGAGGGCATGGAGATTCCGCTGCGCGTGGCCGTGATGGGCTGTGTGGTGAACGGGCCCGGGGAAGCCCGTGAAGCAGACCTGGGCGTGGCGTCCGGTAATGGCAAAGGACAGATCTTTGTGAAGGGCGAAGTCATTAAGACTGTGCCTGAGAGCCAGATTGTTGAGACACTGATCGAAGAAGCCATGCGCATAGCCGAGGAGATGGGGGAGGCCGATGGCGAAGATGCTGTCAAGGGTAGCCCCGTGGTTAGCGTCTCATAA
- a CDS encoding GNAT family N-acetyltransferase, with protein sequence MLSRVAPWLASHKEGAAPEGLVVRSLSGADTPALRRLAEQDPVANVFMLAHLKAVGSAAPTTGGATVFGVFDDGVLLGACWAGANLVPVELDPEFAGVVAEAASASGRRFASAFGPADAVLALHTELAALGHAAHEVRDEQPLMTICGPPEVTPNSHLELGRLADFERILPACAAMFEEEVGYSPFLGGKEFYSRRVEGLIRQGHSLAHVNDSGEVVFKAELGAVTAEVTQIQGVWMNPEYRGQGLSAGYMAAVVEKARALAPVTSLYVNGFNLRARSTYERVGFSQVGTFATVLF encoded by the coding sequence ATGCTGTCAAGGGTAGCCCCGTGGTTAGCGTCTCATAAGGAGGGCGCCGCGCCGGAGGGGCTGGTTGTCCGTTCCCTCTCCGGTGCGGATACCCCCGCCCTGCGGCGCCTTGCCGAGCAGGATCCCGTAGCGAACGTGTTTATGCTGGCCCACCTGAAGGCGGTCGGTTCCGCGGCACCGACCACCGGCGGCGCCACAGTGTTCGGCGTGTTCGACGACGGCGTCCTGCTGGGCGCGTGCTGGGCCGGGGCCAACCTTGTCCCGGTGGAGCTGGACCCGGAGTTCGCCGGGGTGGTGGCCGAAGCGGCCAGCGCGTCGGGCCGCCGCTTCGCGTCGGCCTTTGGCCCCGCCGACGCGGTCCTGGCCCTCCACACCGAGCTGGCTGCGCTGGGGCATGCAGCCCACGAAGTGCGGGATGAACAGCCGCTGATGACGATTTGCGGGCCTCCCGAAGTCACGCCCAACTCCCATTTGGAGCTGGGGCGCCTGGCCGACTTCGAGCGTATCCTGCCGGCCTGTGCGGCCATGTTCGAGGAAGAGGTGGGCTACTCACCGTTCCTGGGCGGCAAGGAATTCTACAGCCGCCGCGTGGAGGGCCTCATCCGGCAGGGCCATTCGTTGGCGCACGTCAACGACTCCGGCGAGGTGGTCTTCAAAGCGGAACTCGGAGCCGTCACCGCCGAAGTCACCCAGATCCAGGGTGTGTGGATGAACCCTGAGTACCGCGGCCAGGGTCTGAGTGCCGGCTACATGGCGGCCGTGGTGGAAAAGGCGCGGGCACTGGCCCCGGTGACCAGCCTGTACGTCAACGGTTTTAATCTCCGGGCCCGGTCCACGTACGAGCGGGTGGGCTTCAGCCAGGTCGGAACGTTCGCCACGGTTCTGTTCTAG
- a CDS encoding proline--tRNA ligase, giving the protein MVTRLSQLFLRTLREDPVDAEVASHRLLVRAGYIRRAAPGIYTWLPLGLSVLRKVEAVIREEMAAIGAQEVHFPALLPREPYEATNRWTEYGEGLFRLQDRKGADYLLAPTHEEMFTLLVKDLYSSYKDLPLSLYQIQNKYRDEARPRAGLLRGREFIMKDSYSFDIDDAGLDASYAAHRAAYIRIFERLGLEVIPVAATAGAMGGSKSEEFLHPTEVGEDTFVRSAGGYAANVEAVTTVVPSDIDYSGAPAAEVLDTPDTPTIDTLVASANQIAPRSEADGGAWTGADTLKNVVLAVTLPTGERQLVVIGLPGDRGVDLKRVEANIGSFLPIAGEIGLEAANDEDLKKQPLIVKGYLGPGLTLDEPLLGTESSTKLLYLVDPRVVSGSAWITGANEAGKHVFGLVAGRDFGWDGVIECTDVREGDPAPDGSGPLELARGIEMGHIFQLGRKYAEALELKVLDQNGKQVVVTMGSYGVGVTRAVAALAESNHDDKGLTWPRAVAPADVHVVAVGRGEEIFAAAEKLALDLEAAGLEVIYDDRPKVSPGVKFGDAELVGVPTILAVGRGLVDGVVEIKDRRSGQAENIAVDKAVDYVVTAVRS; this is encoded by the coding sequence GTGGTCACACGACTGTCCCAGCTTTTCCTGCGCACACTCCGAGAAGATCCCGTCGACGCCGAAGTGGCCAGCCACCGGCTCCTGGTCCGGGCCGGCTACATCCGGCGCGCGGCGCCGGGCATCTACACCTGGCTTCCGCTCGGGCTCAGCGTGCTGCGCAAGGTTGAAGCGGTCATCCGTGAGGAGATGGCCGCGATCGGCGCCCAGGAAGTGCACTTTCCGGCCCTTTTGCCCCGGGAACCCTACGAGGCCACCAACCGCTGGACGGAATACGGCGAAGGCCTGTTCCGGCTCCAGGACCGCAAGGGTGCCGACTACCTGCTGGCGCCCACCCACGAGGAAATGTTCACCCTCCTGGTCAAGGACCTGTACTCCTCCTACAAGGACCTGCCGCTGAGCCTGTACCAGATCCAGAACAAGTACCGCGATGAGGCACGGCCGCGCGCAGGCCTGCTGCGCGGCCGCGAATTCATCATGAAGGACTCCTACTCCTTCGACATTGACGACGCCGGCCTGGACGCCAGCTACGCGGCCCACCGCGCCGCCTACATCCGCATCTTCGAGCGGCTGGGCCTTGAAGTCATCCCCGTGGCGGCCACCGCCGGCGCCATGGGCGGTTCCAAGAGCGAGGAATTCCTGCACCCCACCGAGGTGGGCGAGGACACCTTCGTTCGCTCCGCCGGCGGCTACGCTGCCAACGTTGAGGCCGTCACCACCGTGGTGCCCTCGGACATCGACTACAGCGGCGCCCCCGCCGCCGAGGTCCTGGACACCCCGGACACGCCCACCATCGACACCCTGGTGGCGTCCGCCAACCAGATCGCTCCCCGCTCCGAGGCCGACGGCGGCGCCTGGACCGGCGCCGACACGCTCAAGAACGTGGTCCTCGCCGTCACCCTGCCCACCGGGGAACGCCAGCTGGTCGTCATCGGCCTGCCGGGCGACCGGGGCGTGGACCTCAAGCGCGTGGAAGCCAACATCGGTTCCTTCCTGCCCATCGCCGGCGAGATCGGACTGGAAGCGGCCAACGACGAGGACCTCAAGAAGCAGCCGCTCATCGTCAAGGGCTACCTCGGCCCCGGCCTGACGCTCGACGAACCCCTGCTGGGCACCGAAAGCTCCACCAAGCTCCTGTACCTCGTGGATCCCCGTGTGGTCAGCGGCAGCGCCTGGATCACCGGCGCCAACGAGGCCGGCAAGCACGTATTCGGCCTCGTGGCCGGCCGCGACTTCGGCTGGGACGGCGTGATTGAGTGCACCGACGTCCGCGAAGGCGACCCGGCTCCGGACGGCTCCGGCCCGCTGGAACTGGCCCGCGGCATCGAAATGGGCCACATCTTCCAGCTCGGCCGCAAGTACGCCGAAGCCCTCGAGCTCAAGGTCCTGGACCAGAACGGCAAGCAGGTGGTGGTCACCATGGGCTCCTACGGCGTTGGCGTGACCCGCGCCGTTGCGGCCCTTGCTGAGTCCAACCACGACGACAAGGGCCTGACCTGGCCGCGTGCCGTCGCCCCCGCCGATGTCCATGTGGTGGCGGTGGGCCGCGGCGAGGAAATCTTCGCCGCCGCCGAGAAGCTGGCGCTGGACCTGGAAGCCGCCGGCCTGGAGGTCATCTATGACGACCGCCCCAAGGTTTCCCCAGGCGTCAAGTTCGGCGATGCCGAACTGGTGGGTGTCCCCACCATCCTGGCCGTCGGCCGGGGCCTGGTGGACGGCGTCGTCGAAATCAAGGACCGTCGGAGCGGCCAGGCGGAGAACATTGCCGTGGACAAGGCTGTGGACTACGTGGTCACTGCCGTCCGCAGCTGA
- a CDS encoding sulfite exporter TauE/SafE family protein → MISGFESIQLTTIILIVVAGFAAGWVDAVVGGGGLLQLPALLLVPGITPVQALATNKMGSIFGTTTSAVTYYRRVKPDLRTAIPMALIALAGSFGGAVLAATLPASVFKPIIVAALVAVALFTALKPSVGDITVLRHDGHKHYLVACLIGAVIGFYDGLIGPGTGSFLIIALVSAMGYAFLEASAKAKIVNMATNAGALIFFLPHGSLLWGVGLVLGLSNMAGGYLGARTAVKQGSRFIRVVFLLVVGALIIKLGIDVWQENFAQAG, encoded by the coding sequence GTGATATCCGGTTTCGAGTCGATCCAGCTCACCACGATCATCCTGATTGTGGTGGCTGGATTTGCTGCCGGCTGGGTGGACGCGGTGGTGGGCGGCGGCGGCCTGCTGCAGCTGCCTGCCCTGCTGCTGGTTCCCGGAATCACCCCGGTCCAGGCCCTGGCCACCAACAAGATGGGGTCGATTTTCGGGACCACCACCAGCGCGGTCACGTACTACCGCCGGGTTAAACCGGACCTTCGGACCGCCATCCCCATGGCGCTGATCGCCCTGGCCGGCAGCTTCGGCGGTGCCGTGCTGGCGGCCACCTTGCCGGCCAGTGTCTTCAAGCCGATCATCGTGGCCGCGCTGGTCGCCGTCGCGCTTTTTACCGCGCTGAAGCCCAGCGTCGGCGACATCACTGTGCTGCGCCATGACGGCCACAAGCATTACCTCGTGGCCTGCCTGATCGGTGCCGTGATCGGTTTCTACGATGGCCTGATCGGTCCGGGCACCGGCTCGTTCCTCATCATCGCGCTGGTATCGGCCATGGGGTATGCCTTCCTGGAAGCCAGCGCGAAAGCCAAGATCGTGAACATGGCCACCAACGCCGGCGCCCTGATCTTCTTCCTGCCCCACGGCTCGCTCCTCTGGGGTGTTGGCCTGGTGCTGGGCCTGTCCAACATGGCAGGCGGCTATTTGGGGGCCAGGACTGCCGTGAAGCAGGGGAGCAGGTTCATCCGGGTGGTGTTCCTCCTGGTGGTGGGCGCCCTGATCATCAAACTCGGCATCGACGTCTGGCAGGAAAACTTCGCCCAAGCGGGGTAG